The following are encoded together in the Xanthomonas sacchari genome:
- the lspA gene encoding signal peptidase II, whose amino-acid sequence MTARPNPSALIWLLLSAAVIGLDQWSKAWVLSSLPEFTAVPVIPGFWNWYRTYNTGAAFSFLSQAGGWQLWFFTALAVGISGLLAWWLARTPRGEWRSALPYALVIGGAIGNVIDRLMHGHVVDFIQWYVGEHYWPSFNIADSAIVAGAIGIALFGVFDGKAKRKAG is encoded by the coding sequence ATGACCGCACGACCCAACCCTTCCGCCCTGATCTGGCTGCTGCTGTCGGCCGCGGTGATCGGCCTGGACCAGTGGAGCAAGGCCTGGGTGCTGTCCAGCCTGCCCGAGTTCACCGCGGTGCCGGTGATTCCCGGTTTCTGGAACTGGTACCGGACCTATAACACCGGCGCGGCGTTCAGTTTCCTGAGCCAGGCCGGCGGCTGGCAGCTCTGGTTCTTCACCGCGCTGGCGGTGGGCATCAGCGGCCTGCTGGCCTGGTGGCTGGCGCGTACCCCGCGCGGCGAGTGGCGCAGCGCGCTGCCGTACGCGCTGGTGATCGGCGGGGCGATCGGCAACGTGATCGACCGGCTGATGCACGGCCACGTGGTCGATTTCATCCAGTGGTACGTGGGCGAGCACTACTGGCCCTCGTTCAACATCGCCGACTCGGCGATCGTCGCCGGCGCCATCGGCATCGCCCTGTTCGGCGTGTTCGACGGCAAGGCGAAGCGAAAAGCGGGATAA
- the ileS gene encoding isoleucine--tRNA ligase codes for MTQDYKATLHLPATEFPMRGDLPKREPDILARWESEGLYTRLRDNAQGRPLFVLHDGPPYANGAIHLGHAVNKILKDIIVKSKYLSGYDAPYIPGWDCHGLPIEIAIEKKFGKVGVKLDAEQFRQKCREYANEQIDIQRRDFKRLGVIGDWDNPYRTLDFHFEANEIRALARIVENGHLTRGVKPVHWCFDCGSALAEAEIEYADKQSPTVDVAYTARDGAALAAAFGATLPDGADVAVPIWTTTPWTLPASLAVSLGPELVYALVEGPARDGRRRWLVLADALAERALQRYGVDEVVVHGRVAGAALEHQVLAHPFYDERDVPVILGDHVSDTDGTGAVHTAPGHGQEDYVAVKPYGLLERYGAAQINPVDARGVYLPSTPAVDGTELAGLHIWKANDVIADLLAGRGLLLARASMVHSYPHCWRHKTPIAFRATPQWFISMEQANLRAEALQAIEGVHWYPAWGQARIAGMVAGRPDWTISRQRTWGVPIALFVHRETGEPHPRSTELMRQVADRVEEGGVDVWYALDAAELLGDEAADYDKITDILDVWFDSGVTHEAVLTERGLPKPADLYLEGSDQHRGWFQSSLLTGVALDHAAPYRQCLTHGFTVDEHGRKMSKSLGNGIEPQDIMKTLGADILRLWIASADYSNEMSLSQEILKRNADAYRRLRNTARFLLGNLHGFNPAVHLRPLPELVALDRWIVHRAYEVQEQIKAAYARYDFAAIVQALLNFCSVDLGSLYLDVTKDRLYTMAEDSHGRRSAQTAMFHVAEAFVRWIAPILSFTADELWGYLPGAHLGNVLFATWYEGLAPLPDDAALSAADFEQLLALREQVAKVLEPMRGNGVIGAALEAEITVAADAATAAKLQPLQEELRFLFISGDVVVREATTDEIFVSAQATEKPKCVRCWHYRADVGADPAHPELCGRCVSNIEGPGEERRWF; via the coding sequence GTGACCCAGGACTACAAAGCCACCCTCCATCTGCCGGCGACCGAGTTCCCGATGCGCGGCGACCTGCCCAAGCGCGAGCCGGACATCCTGGCGCGCTGGGAGAGCGAGGGCCTGTACACGCGGCTGCGCGACAACGCCCAGGGCCGGCCGCTGTTCGTGCTGCACGATGGCCCGCCCTACGCCAATGGCGCGATCCACCTCGGGCATGCGGTCAACAAGATCCTCAAGGACATCATCGTCAAGTCCAAGTACCTGTCCGGCTACGACGCGCCGTACATCCCGGGCTGGGACTGCCATGGCCTGCCGATCGAGATCGCGATCGAGAAGAAGTTCGGCAAGGTCGGGGTCAAGCTCGATGCCGAGCAGTTCCGGCAGAAGTGCCGCGAATACGCCAACGAGCAGATCGACATCCAGCGTCGCGACTTCAAGCGCCTGGGCGTGATCGGCGACTGGGACAACCCCTACCGCACGCTGGACTTCCATTTCGAGGCCAACGAGATCCGCGCGCTGGCCAGGATCGTCGAGAACGGCCACCTGACCCGCGGCGTGAAGCCGGTGCACTGGTGCTTCGACTGCGGCTCGGCGCTGGCCGAGGCGGAGATCGAGTACGCCGACAAGCAATCGCCGACGGTGGATGTGGCCTACACGGCCCGCGACGGCGCGGCGCTGGCCGCCGCGTTCGGCGCGACCCTGCCGGACGGTGCCGACGTGGCCGTGCCGATCTGGACCACCACGCCGTGGACGCTGCCGGCCTCGCTGGCGGTGTCGCTGGGGCCGGAGCTGGTCTATGCGCTGGTCGAAGGCCCGGCCCGCGACGGCCGCCGCCGCTGGCTGGTGCTGGCCGATGCGCTGGCCGAGCGCGCGCTGCAACGCTACGGGGTGGATGAGGTGGTGGTGCACGGCCGCGTCGCCGGCGCGGCGCTGGAACACCAGGTGCTGGCGCACCCCTTCTACGACGAGCGCGACGTGCCGGTGATCCTCGGCGACCACGTCTCCGACACCGACGGTACCGGCGCGGTGCACACCGCGCCCGGCCACGGCCAGGAGGACTACGTGGCGGTCAAGCCGTACGGGCTGCTGGAGCGCTACGGCGCGGCGCAGATCAACCCGGTCGATGCGCGCGGCGTGTACCTGCCGTCGACCCCCGCGGTCGATGGCACGGAGCTGGCCGGGCTGCACATCTGGAAGGCCAACGACGTCATCGCCGACCTGCTGGCCGGGCGCGGGCTGTTGCTGGCGCGCGCCAGCATGGTCCACAGCTACCCGCACTGCTGGCGGCACAAGACCCCGATCGCGTTCCGCGCCACGCCGCAGTGGTTCATCTCGATGGAGCAGGCCAACCTGCGCGCCGAGGCGCTGCAGGCCATCGAGGGCGTGCACTGGTACCCGGCCTGGGGCCAGGCGCGCATCGCCGGCATGGTCGCCGGGCGTCCGGACTGGACGATCTCGCGCCAGCGCACCTGGGGCGTGCCGATCGCGCTGTTCGTGCACCGCGAGACCGGCGAGCCGCACCCGCGCAGCACCGAGCTGATGCGCCAGGTCGCCGACCGCGTCGAGGAGGGCGGGGTGGACGTGTGGTACGCGCTGGACGCCGCCGAGCTGCTCGGCGACGAGGCGGCCGACTACGACAAGATCACCGACATCCTCGACGTCTGGTTCGATTCCGGCGTCACCCACGAGGCGGTGCTGACCGAGCGTGGCCTGCCCAAGCCGGCCGACCTGTACCTGGAAGGCTCCGACCAGCACCGCGGCTGGTTCCAGTCCTCGCTGCTGACCGGCGTGGCGCTGGACCACGCCGCGCCTTACCGGCAGTGCCTGACCCACGGCTTCACCGTGGACGAGCACGGCCGCAAGATGTCCAAGTCGCTGGGCAACGGCATCGAGCCGCAGGACATCATGAAGACCCTGGGCGCGGACATCCTGCGCCTGTGGATCGCCTCGGCCGACTACAGCAACGAGATGTCGCTGTCGCAGGAGATCCTCAAGCGCAACGCCGATGCCTACCGGCGCCTGCGTAACACCGCACGCTTCCTGCTCGGCAACCTGCACGGCTTCAACCCGGCCGTGCACCTGCGGCCGCTGCCGGAACTGGTGGCGCTGGACCGCTGGATCGTGCACCGCGCCTACGAGGTGCAGGAGCAGATCAAGGCTGCCTACGCGCGCTACGACTTCGCCGCCATCGTGCAGGCGCTGCTGAACTTCTGCAGCGTGGACCTGGGGTCGCTGTACCTGGACGTGACCAAGGACCGGCTGTACACGATGGCCGAGGACTCGCACGGCCGGCGCTCGGCGCAGACCGCGATGTTCCATGTGGCCGAGGCCTTCGTGCGCTGGATCGCGCCGATCCTGAGCTTCACCGCCGACGAGCTGTGGGGCTATCTGCCGGGCGCGCACCTGGGCAACGTGCTGTTCGCGACCTGGTACGAGGGCCTGGCGCCGTTGCCGGACGACGCGGCGCTGAGTGCGGCCGACTTCGAGCAGTTGCTGGCGCTGCGCGAGCAGGTGGCCAAGGTGCTGGAGCCGATGCGCGGCAACGGCGTGATCGGCGCGGCGCTGGAGGCGGAGATCACCGTCGCCGCCGACGCCGCCACCGCGGCCAAGCTGCAGCCGCTGCAGGAAGAGCTGCGCTTCCTGTTCATCAGCGGCGACGTGGTGGTGCGCGAGGCCACGACCGACGAGATCTTCGTCAGCGCCCAGGCCACCGAGAAGCCAAAGTGCGTGCGTTGCTGGCATTACCGCGCCGACGTCGGCGCCGACCCGGCGCATCCGGAACTGTGCGGCCGCTGCGTCAGCAACATCGAAGGACCGGGCGAGGAGCGCCGCTGGTTCTGA
- a CDS encoding bifunctional riboflavin kinase/FAD synthetase, which translates to MSRLFRDVEGGTLFPQGSVVCIGAFDGLHLGHRALVRQAIARAREAGVPAVALSFEPLPREFFAPAAPPPRLTLARAKVQGLLQLGIDSVGLLRFDRRMASMSAEDFVQRVLVERLRAREVWIGPAFRFGHKRGGDIALLRALGAQHGFAADEIAPVHLREERISSTRIRELLVAGEFAHAAELLGRPYAIGGRVVRGKQLGRTLGYPTANLRFARTPALSGIYATWVHGVAAQPWPSVSSFGTRPTVQGVEPLLEAHLFDFQGDLYGRHIEVEFVAKLRDEETFADLPALTAQMHRDAALARQLLAAPAVAGLPPVSAAPRADLPLKTTDR; encoded by the coding sequence ATGAGCAGGCTGTTTAGAGACGTCGAGGGCGGGACCCTGTTCCCGCAGGGAAGCGTGGTCTGCATCGGCGCCTTCGATGGCCTGCACCTGGGCCACCGCGCGCTGGTGCGGCAGGCGATCGCGCGCGCGCGCGAAGCGGGCGTGCCGGCGGTGGCGTTGAGCTTCGAGCCGCTGCCGCGCGAGTTCTTCGCCCCGGCCGCGCCGCCGCCACGGCTGACCCTGGCCCGGGCCAAGGTGCAGGGCCTGCTCCAACTCGGCATCGACAGCGTCGGCCTGCTGCGCTTCGACCGGCGCATGGCCTCGATGAGCGCGGAGGACTTCGTGCAGCGCGTGCTGGTCGAGCGCCTGCGCGCGCGCGAGGTCTGGATCGGCCCGGCGTTCCGCTTCGGCCACAAGCGCGGCGGCGACATCGCGCTGCTGCGCGCGCTGGGCGCCCAGCATGGCTTCGCCGCCGACGAGATCGCGCCGGTGCACCTGCGCGAGGAGCGCATCTCCAGCACCCGCATCCGCGAGCTGCTGGTGGCCGGCGAGTTCGCCCATGCCGCCGAACTGCTCGGCCGCCCGTACGCGATCGGCGGCCGCGTGGTGCGCGGCAAGCAGCTCGGGCGCACGCTCGGCTATCCCACCGCCAACCTGCGGTTCGCGCGGACCCCGGCGCTGTCCGGCATCTACGCCACCTGGGTGCACGGGGTGGCGGCGCAGCCGTGGCCGTCGGTGTCCAGCTTCGGCACCCGCCCGACCGTGCAGGGCGTGGAGCCGCTGCTGGAAGCGCACCTGTTCGATTTCCAGGGCGACCTGTACGGTCGCCACATCGAGGTGGAGTTCGTCGCCAAGCTGCGCGACGAGGAAACCTTCGCCGATCTGCCGGCGCTGACCGCGCAGATGCACCGCGACGCCGCGCTGGCGCGGCAACTGCTCGCCGCCCCTGCGGTGGCGGGCCTGCCGCCCGTGTCCGCCGCCCCGCGTGCGGACCTCCCCCTGAAGACCACCGACCGGTAA
- the murJ gene encoding murein biosynthesis integral membrane protein MurJ gives MLRGLLSFSSMTMVSRLLGLVRDQAINYSFGSNATSDAFWVAFRIPNFLRRLFAEGSFATAFVPVFTEVKETRPHADLRALMSRVSGTLGGVLLLVTALGLLFTPQMAMLFNPGSIDNPAKFGLIVDLLRLTFPFLLFVSLTALAGGALNSFHRFGLPALTPVILNLCMIAGALWLAPRLQVPILAMGWAVLVAGVLQLLFQLPALRGIDLLTLPRWGWQHPDVRRVLTLMVPTLFGSSIAQINLLLDTVIASFLYAGSQSWLSQADRFLELPLGVFGVALGTVILPALSRHHVKTDRAGFSNALDWGLRTTLLIAVPATLGLMLLSQPLVATLFQYGKFTAFDTRMAAMSVFGLSFGLPAFALLKVLLPAFYSRQDTRTPVRAGVAALVANMALNLLFLAILYQLWVPAELRAQGVRAALEAVPGLHLALGLASAVASYLNLSLLWRWLRRDQVYQPKPGWGGYLLRLGLACAPMVAVLLLGQHWLPAFTGMDKWHRIGGLLLLVGGGGAVYLLALLALGFRPRDLREH, from the coding sequence ATGCTTCGCGGGCTGCTGTCGTTCAGCAGCATGACCATGGTGTCGCGCCTGCTGGGCCTGGTGCGCGACCAGGCCATCAACTACTCCTTCGGCTCGAACGCCACCAGCGATGCGTTCTGGGTGGCGTTCCGCATTCCCAACTTCCTGCGCCGGCTGTTCGCCGAAGGCTCGTTCGCCACCGCCTTCGTGCCGGTGTTCACCGAGGTAAAGGAAACCCGGCCGCACGCCGACCTGCGCGCGCTGATGTCGCGCGTGTCAGGCACCCTGGGTGGAGTGCTGCTGCTGGTCACCGCGCTGGGGCTGCTCTTCACCCCGCAGATGGCGATGCTGTTCAATCCTGGCTCGATCGACAATCCGGCCAAGTTCGGGCTGATCGTCGACCTGCTGCGGCTGACCTTCCCGTTCCTGCTGTTCGTGTCGCTGACCGCGCTGGCCGGCGGTGCGCTCAACAGCTTCCATCGCTTCGGCCTGCCGGCGCTGACCCCGGTGATCCTTAACCTGTGCATGATCGCCGGCGCATTGTGGCTGGCGCCGCGGCTGCAGGTGCCGATCCTGGCGATGGGCTGGGCGGTGCTGGTGGCCGGCGTGCTGCAGTTGCTGTTCCAGTTGCCGGCCTTGCGCGGCATCGACCTGCTGACCCTGCCGCGCTGGGGCTGGCAGCATCCGGACGTGCGCCGGGTGCTGACCCTGATGGTGCCGACCCTGTTCGGCTCCTCGATCGCGCAGATCAATCTGCTGCTGGACACGGTGATCGCCTCGTTCCTGTATGCCGGCTCGCAGAGCTGGCTGTCGCAGGCCGACCGCTTCCTGGAGCTGCCGCTGGGTGTGTTCGGCGTGGCCCTTGGCACGGTGATCCTGCCGGCGCTGTCGCGGCACCACGTCAAGACCGATCGCGCCGGGTTCTCCAACGCGCTGGACTGGGGGCTGCGTACCACCTTGCTGATCGCGGTGCCGGCGACCCTGGGCTTGATGTTGTTGAGCCAGCCGCTGGTGGCGACCCTGTTCCAGTACGGCAAGTTCACCGCCTTCGATACGCGGATGGCGGCGATGTCGGTATTCGGGCTGAGCTTCGGCCTGCCGGCGTTCGCCCTGCTCAAGGTGCTGCTGCCGGCGTTCTACTCGCGCCAGGACACGCGCACGCCGGTGCGTGCCGGCGTCGCCGCGCTGGTCGCCAACATGGCGCTGAACCTGCTGTTCCTGGCGATCCTGTACCAGTTGTGGGTGCCGGCCGAGTTGCGCGCGCAGGGCGTGCGTGCGGCGCTGGAGGCGGTGCCGGGCCTGCACCTGGCGCTGGGCCTGGCCAGCGCGGTGGCCAGCTACCTCAACCTGTCGCTGCTGTGGCGCTGGCTGCGCCGCGACCAAGTCTACCAGCCCAAGCCGGGCTGGGGCGGTTACCTGCTGCGGCTGGGCCTTGCCTGTGCGCCCATGGTTGCGGTGCTACTGCTGGGTCAGCATTGGCTGCCGGCGTTCACCGGGATGGACAAGTGGCACCGCATCGGCGGCCTGCTGCTGCTGGTCGGCGGTGGCGGCGCGGTGTACCTGCTGGCGTTGCTGGCGCTGGGGTTCCGGCCGCGGGATCTGCGCGAGCATTGA
- the rpsT gene encoding 30S ribosomal protein S20: MANIKSAKKRAKQTVVRNARNTAQRSMLRTAVKKVIKALDANDAAGAEAAFAIAQPILDRFSSRGLIHKNKAARHKSRLSARIKAIKTAA, from the coding sequence GTGGCCAATATCAAGTCCGCCAAGAAGCGCGCCAAGCAGACCGTCGTGCGCAACGCGCGCAACACGGCTCAGCGTTCGATGCTGCGCACCGCCGTCAAGAAGGTCATCAAGGCCCTGGACGCCAACGACGCAGCCGGCGCCGAAGCCGCTTTCGCCATCGCCCAACCGATCCTCGACCGTTTCAGCTCGCGCGGCCTGATCCACAAGAACAAGGCTGCCCGTCACAAGAGCCGTCTGAGCGCCCGCATCAAGGCGATCAAGACCGCCGCCTGA
- the cgtA gene encoding Obg family GTPase CgtA: MKLVDEAEIQVTAGNGGNGCIGFRREKFIPLGGPDGGDGGNGGSVWLVADENLNTLVDFRHQRAFRAQRGENGMGRQMYGKAGEDLTITVPVGTVVINVETDEVIGDLVAHGDRLLVAQGGKGGLGNMHFKSSVTRAPRKATPGEEGEERTLKLELKLLADVGLLGFPNAGKSTFIRAVSAATPKVADYPFTTLYPNLGVVSVEAYRSFVIADIPGLIEGAADGAGLGAQFLRHLQRTRLLLHLVDLAPMEGGVDGVSPTEQVRAIERELQKHDPELLAKPRWLVLNKADLMFEDEARALAEQVVAELGWTQPWYLVSALGREGTWPIMKDVMAFFDRQREDALDAAADAS, encoded by the coding sequence ATGAAGTTGGTAGACGAAGCGGAAATCCAGGTCACGGCCGGCAATGGCGGCAATGGCTGCATCGGCTTTCGCCGCGAGAAGTTCATCCCGCTGGGTGGGCCCGACGGTGGCGATGGCGGCAACGGCGGCAGCGTGTGGCTGGTCGCCGACGAGAATCTCAACACGCTGGTCGACTTCCGCCACCAGCGCGCGTTCCGTGCGCAGCGCGGCGAGAACGGCATGGGCCGGCAGATGTACGGCAAGGCCGGCGAGGATCTGACCATCACCGTGCCGGTCGGCACCGTGGTGATCAACGTCGAGACCGACGAAGTCATCGGCGACCTGGTCGCGCACGGCGACCGCCTGCTGGTCGCGCAGGGCGGCAAGGGCGGCCTGGGCAACATGCACTTCAAGAGTTCGGTGACGCGCGCGCCGCGCAAGGCGACGCCGGGCGAGGAGGGCGAGGAGCGCACGCTCAAGCTGGAGCTGAAGCTGCTGGCCGACGTCGGCCTGCTCGGCTTCCCCAATGCCGGCAAGAGCACCTTCATCCGGGCGGTGTCCGCGGCCACGCCGAAGGTCGCCGACTATCCGTTCACCACGCTGTATCCGAACCTGGGCGTGGTCAGCGTCGAGGCCTATCGCAGCTTCGTGATCGCCGACATTCCGGGGCTGATCGAGGGGGCTGCCGACGGCGCCGGCCTCGGTGCGCAGTTCCTGCGCCACCTGCAACGCACCCGCCTGCTGCTACACCTGGTGGATCTGGCGCCGATGGAAGGCGGCGTGGACGGCGTGTCGCCGACCGAGCAGGTGCGCGCGATCGAGCGCGAGCTGCAGAAGCACGACCCGGAGCTGTTGGCCAAGCCGCGCTGGCTGGTGCTGAACAAGGCCGACCTGATGTTCGAGGACGAGGCGCGGGCGCTGGCCGAACAGGTCGTCGCCGAGCTGGGCTGGACCCAGCCCTGGTACCTGGTCTCGGCGCTCGGCCGCGAAGGCACCTGGCCGATCATGAAGGACGTGATGGCGTTCTTCGATCGTCAGCGCGAGGACGCGCTGGATGCGGCCGCCGATGCCTCCTGA
- the rpmA gene encoding 50S ribosomal protein L27, whose amino-acid sequence MAHKKGVGSSRNGRDSNPKYLGVKMFGGQAIEAGNIIVRQRGTQFHPGAGVGLGRDHTLFALVDGKVEFSVKGAKKRRTVSVVTEA is encoded by the coding sequence ATGGCACACAAAAAAGGCGTAGGTTCCTCGCGCAACGGCCGCGACTCCAACCCGAAGTACCTGGGCGTGAAGATGTTCGGCGGCCAGGCCATCGAAGCCGGCAACATCATCGTGCGTCAGCGCGGCACCCAGTTCCACCCGGGCGCCGGCGTCGGCCTGGGCCGCGACCACACCCTGTTCGCGCTGGTCGACGGCAAGGTCGAGTTCTCGGTGAAGGGCGCCAAGAAGCGCCGCACCGTGAGCGTGGTCACCGAGGCGTAA
- the rplU gene encoding 50S ribosomal protein L21 has translation MYAVLVTGGKQYRVAQGETLRVEKLEVEAGNEITFDNILMLGDSDGIKIGDALKGAAVTAKVVAHGRADKVRIIKFRRRKHHMKRQGHRQHYTEIEITGIAGGDKK, from the coding sequence ATGTACGCAGTACTGGTCACCGGCGGTAAGCAATACCGCGTCGCGCAGGGCGAAACGCTCCGCGTGGAAAAGCTCGAAGTCGAAGCCGGCAACGAGATCACGTTCGACAACATCCTGATGCTGGGCGACAGCGACGGCATCAAGATCGGCGACGCGCTGAAGGGCGCCGCCGTCACCGCCAAGGTCGTGGCCCATGGCCGCGCCGACAAGGTGCGCATCATCAAGTTCCGCCGCCGCAAGCACCACATGAAGCGTCAGGGTCATCGGCAGCACTACACCGAAATCGAGATCACCGGCATCGCCGGTGGCGACAAGAAGTAA